One segment of Trachemys scripta elegans isolate TJP31775 chromosome 1, CAS_Tse_1.0, whole genome shotgun sequence DNA contains the following:
- the CHD1L gene encoding chromodomain-helicase-DNA-binding protein 1-like isoform X1 has product MSHFFQALCNKPTARTGGPGVKEKDLHQWGLTGIQLRSYQMEGVKWLVQCYDIQHGCILGDEMGLGKTCQTIALLVYLTGKLNKRPFLILCPLSVLSNWKEELERFAPGLSYVAYAGDKEERAKLQWDLKAHSHFHVLLTTYEICLKDGAFLKFFNWAALVVDEAQRLKNQNSLLHKTLSEFSVGFSLLLTGTPVQNNLQELYSLLSFIESDIFPKEQVEEFVQCYHGIEKESKSAKELHSLLQPFLLRRVKAEVAAELPKKVEVVLYHGMSALQRKYYKAILMKDLDAFENEAGRKVKLQNVLIQLRKCVAHPYLFSGVEPEPFEIGDHLIEASGKLCLLDKLLSFLYAGGHRVLLFSQMTRMLDILQDYMDYRGYSYERLDGSVRGEERHLAIKNFGQQPIFIFLLSTRAGGVGMNLTAADTVIFVDSDFNPQNDLQATARAHRIGQNKPVKIIRLIGRDTVEEIIYRRAASKLQFTNTVIEGGQFALRVPKCQEAADMQLSEILKFGLDKLLSSEGSTIQDVELENILGETKEGMWVMDVVLPSEEESGEQDTENHMYLYEGKDYSKDPSREDRRAFDQLLDLQKVLEETSQEGRALRNKANVLVTGLQEVPTRRKHALSPEELEARRRKRQEAAAKRARLMEEKKQKQAEAEHKKKMAWWEANHYRSPCLPSEESDSEDAFEEGEDRLVVELDDTDPELNSIKYVMGDVTHPRAEEEDAIIVHCIDDSGRWGRGGLFTALEVRSDQPRKIYELAGRMKDVALGRTLLFPIDDKESRNKGQDLLALIVAQHRDRSNNLSGIKLSALEDGLKKIYLAAKKRNASVHLPRIGHATKGFNWYGTERLIRKYLSTRGIPTFIYYFPRNKASSSSSQPSTTSMTTSNP; this is encoded by the exons ATGTCTCACTTCTTCCAGGCCCTGTGCAATAAACCCACAGCAAGGACGGGCGGGCCAGGCGTTAAAGAGAAGGACTTGCACCAATGGGGTCTGACAG GTATCCAACTCCGTTCCTACCAAATGGAAGGAGTAAAGTGGCTAGTTCAGTGCTACGACATTCAGCACGGCTGCATCCTGGGTGACGAGATGGGTCTTGGAAAGACTTGTCAG ACTATCGCTCTGCTTGTTTATTTGACTGGAAAGTTAAACAAAAGGCCATTTCTGATTCTTTGTCCTCTATCTGTGTTGAGCAACTGGAAGGAGGAGCTGGAGAG aTTTGCTCCAGGTCTTTCCTATGTGGCATATGCAGGAGACAAGGAGGAAAGGGCCAAGCTGCAGTGGGACCTGAAAGCGCATTCTCATTTCCACGTGCTGTTAACTACATATGAG ATTTGCCTGAAAGATGGAGCATTTCTAAAATT tttTAACTGGGCTGCCCTGGTTGTGGATGAAGCTCAGAGACTGAAAAACCAGAATTCACTGCTGCACAAGACCCTTTCAGAG ttttcagtgggCTTCAGTCTCCTCCTCACCGGGACTCCTGTTCAGAACAATCTCCAGGAGCTGTACTCCCTACTCAGTTTTATTGAGTCTGACATCTTTCCTAAAGAGCAAGTGGAAGAGTTTGTTCAGTGTTACCATGGGATTGAAAAGGAGAGCAAGTCAG cCAAAGAACTGCACAGTCTTCTGCAACCCTTCTTGCTTAGGAGGGTAAAGGCTGAGGTCGCGGCAGAGCTGCCTAAGAAGGTGGAAGTGGTTCTGTATCATGGGATGTCAGCCCTGCAGAGAAAATACTACAAGGCTATTTTGATGAAAGATCTAG ATGCATTTGAAAATGAAGCAGGGAGGAAGGTTAAACTTCAGAATGTCTTAATTCAGCTTCGAAAGTGTGTAGCCCATCCATACCTGTTCAGTG GTGTCGAACCAGAGCCCTTTGAAATTGGAGACCACCTCATCGAAGCCAGTGGGAAGCTGTGCTTGTTAGACAAACTCCTTTCTTTCTTGTATGCCGG TGGTCATCGGGTCTTGCTGTTTTCTCAGATGACTCGGATGCTGGATATTCTGCAAGACTACATGGACTATAGAG GCTACAGCTATGAGCGGCTGGATGGATCTGTCAGAGGGGAAGAGAGGCACCTGGCCATTAAGAATTTTGGTCAGCAGcccatttttattttcctgctgaGCACCAGGGCAG GTGGCGTCGGCATGAATCTAACTGCAGCGGATACAGTTATTTTTGTTGACAGTGATTTTAACCCACAAAATGACTTGCAAGCCACAGCGAGAGCTCACAGGATTGGCCAGAACAA GCCTGTAAAAATTATCCGCTTGATTGGACGGGACACTGTAGAAGAAATAATCTACCGTCGAGCTGCGTCAAAGCTCCAGTTTACAAACACCGTTATCGAAGGGGGGCAGTTTGCTCTCAGAGTACCCAAGTGCCAGGAAGCAGCAGACATGCAG CTGAGTGAAATCCTGAAGTTTGGTTTGGATAAGCTGCTCTCTTCAGAGGGGAGCACCATCCAGGATGTGGAGCTGGAAAATATCCTTGGAGAGACAAAAGAAGGAATGTGGGTAATGGATGTTGTGCTACCAAGTGAAGAAGAAAGCGGAGAGCAAGATACAGAAA atcatatGTACCTCTATGAAGGCAAAGATTATTCGAAAGACCCGAGCAGAGAAGACAGAAGAGCATTTGACCAGCTTTTGGATCTTCAGAAAGTCCTTGAAGAGACCAGTCAAGAAGGAAGAGCCCTCCGAAATAAAGCAAAT GTACTTGTCACGGGTCTTCAGGAGGTGCCTACAAGGAGGAAGCATGCACTGAGCCCAGAAGAGCTGGAGGCCAGGAGGAGGAAACGACAGGAGGCAGCAGCAAAGAGAGCACGGCTCatggaagaaaagaaacagaagcaAGCAGAAGCTGAACACAAGAAAAA GATGGCGTGGTGGGAGGCAAATCACTACAGATCCCCCTGTCTGCCCTCAGAGGAGAGCGACTCAGAGGATGCCTTTGAGGAGGGGGAGGACAGGCTGGTTGTGGAGTTGGATGACACAGACCCAGAGCTGAACTCCATCAAGTATGTGATGGGTGACGTTACCCACCCCAGAGCCGAAGAGGAGGATGCGATCATCGTCCATTGCATAG ATGATTCTGGccgatggggaaggggaggattaTTTACAGCTCTGGAGGTTCGTTCTGATCAGCCCAGGAAAATATACGAGCTGGCAGGAAGGATGAaag ATGTGGCATTGGGAAGAACCCTCTTATTCCCCATTGATGATAAAGAATCCAGAAATAAAGGCCAGGACTTG TTGGCCCTGATTGTAGCACAGCACCGGGATCGGTCCAACAACTTGTCTGGCATTAAGCTGTCGGCTTTGGAAGATGGCTTAAAGAAGATCTATTTAGCAGCCAAGAAAAGGAATG CAAGCGTCCATCTTCCACGTATTGGACATGCAACTAAGGGATTTAACTGGTACGGTACTGAGCGGCTCATCCGAAAATATTTGTCAACGAGAGGAATCCCCACGTTTAT ATACTACTTCCCTAGGAATAaagcctcttcctcttcttcacaACCATCTACAACTTCAATGACAACCTCAAACCCTTGA
- the CHD1L gene encoding chromodomain-helicase-DNA-binding protein 1-like isoform X3, whose product MEGVKWLVQCYDIQHGCILGDEMGLGKTCQTIALLVYLTGKLNKRPFLILCPLSVLSNWKEELERFAPGLSYVAYAGDKEERAKLQWDLKAHSHFHVLLTTYEICLKDGAFLKFFNWAALVVDEAQRLKNQNSLLHKTLSEFSVGFSLLLTGTPVQNNLQELYSLLSFIESDIFPKEQVEEFVQCYHGIEKESKSAKELHSLLQPFLLRRVKAEVAAELPKKVEVVLYHGMSALQRKYYKAILMKDLDAFENEAGRKVKLQNVLIQLRKCVAHPYLFSGVEPEPFEIGDHLIEASGKLCLLDKLLSFLYAGGHRVLLFSQMTRMLDILQDYMDYRGYSYERLDGSVRGEERHLAIKNFGQQPIFIFLLSTRAGGVGMNLTAADTVIFVDSDFNPQNDLQATARAHRIGQNKPVKIIRLIGRDTVEEIIYRRAASKLQFTNTVIEGGQFALRVPKCQEAADMQLSEILKFGLDKLLSSEGSTIQDVELENILGETKEGMWVMDVVLPSEEESGEQDTENHMYLYEGKDYSKDPSREDRRAFDQLLDLQKVLEETSQEGRALRNKANVLVTGLQEVPTRRKHALSPEELEARRRKRQEAAAKRARLMEEKKQKQAEAEHKKKMAWWEANHYRSPCLPSEESDSEDAFEEGEDRLVVELDDTDPELNSIKYVMGDVTHPRAEEEDAIIVHCIDDSGRWGRGGLFTALEVRSDQPRKIYELAGRMKDVALGRTLLFPIDDKESRNKGQDLLALIVAQHRDRSNNLSGIKLSALEDGLKKIYLAAKKRNASVHLPRIGHATKGFNWYGTERLIRKYLSTRGIPTFIYYFPRNKASSSSSQPSTTSMTTSNP is encoded by the exons ATGGAAGGAGTAAAGTGGCTAGTTCAGTGCTACGACATTCAGCACGGCTGCATCCTGGGTGACGAGATGGGTCTTGGAAAGACTTGTCAG ACTATCGCTCTGCTTGTTTATTTGACTGGAAAGTTAAACAAAAGGCCATTTCTGATTCTTTGTCCTCTATCTGTGTTGAGCAACTGGAAGGAGGAGCTGGAGAG aTTTGCTCCAGGTCTTTCCTATGTGGCATATGCAGGAGACAAGGAGGAAAGGGCCAAGCTGCAGTGGGACCTGAAAGCGCATTCTCATTTCCACGTGCTGTTAACTACATATGAG ATTTGCCTGAAAGATGGAGCATTTCTAAAATT tttTAACTGGGCTGCCCTGGTTGTGGATGAAGCTCAGAGACTGAAAAACCAGAATTCACTGCTGCACAAGACCCTTTCAGAG ttttcagtgggCTTCAGTCTCCTCCTCACCGGGACTCCTGTTCAGAACAATCTCCAGGAGCTGTACTCCCTACTCAGTTTTATTGAGTCTGACATCTTTCCTAAAGAGCAAGTGGAAGAGTTTGTTCAGTGTTACCATGGGATTGAAAAGGAGAGCAAGTCAG cCAAAGAACTGCACAGTCTTCTGCAACCCTTCTTGCTTAGGAGGGTAAAGGCTGAGGTCGCGGCAGAGCTGCCTAAGAAGGTGGAAGTGGTTCTGTATCATGGGATGTCAGCCCTGCAGAGAAAATACTACAAGGCTATTTTGATGAAAGATCTAG ATGCATTTGAAAATGAAGCAGGGAGGAAGGTTAAACTTCAGAATGTCTTAATTCAGCTTCGAAAGTGTGTAGCCCATCCATACCTGTTCAGTG GTGTCGAACCAGAGCCCTTTGAAATTGGAGACCACCTCATCGAAGCCAGTGGGAAGCTGTGCTTGTTAGACAAACTCCTTTCTTTCTTGTATGCCGG TGGTCATCGGGTCTTGCTGTTTTCTCAGATGACTCGGATGCTGGATATTCTGCAAGACTACATGGACTATAGAG GCTACAGCTATGAGCGGCTGGATGGATCTGTCAGAGGGGAAGAGAGGCACCTGGCCATTAAGAATTTTGGTCAGCAGcccatttttattttcctgctgaGCACCAGGGCAG GTGGCGTCGGCATGAATCTAACTGCAGCGGATACAGTTATTTTTGTTGACAGTGATTTTAACCCACAAAATGACTTGCAAGCCACAGCGAGAGCTCACAGGATTGGCCAGAACAA GCCTGTAAAAATTATCCGCTTGATTGGACGGGACACTGTAGAAGAAATAATCTACCGTCGAGCTGCGTCAAAGCTCCAGTTTACAAACACCGTTATCGAAGGGGGGCAGTTTGCTCTCAGAGTACCCAAGTGCCAGGAAGCAGCAGACATGCAG CTGAGTGAAATCCTGAAGTTTGGTTTGGATAAGCTGCTCTCTTCAGAGGGGAGCACCATCCAGGATGTGGAGCTGGAAAATATCCTTGGAGAGACAAAAGAAGGAATGTGGGTAATGGATGTTGTGCTACCAAGTGAAGAAGAAAGCGGAGAGCAAGATACAGAAA atcatatGTACCTCTATGAAGGCAAAGATTATTCGAAAGACCCGAGCAGAGAAGACAGAAGAGCATTTGACCAGCTTTTGGATCTTCAGAAAGTCCTTGAAGAGACCAGTCAAGAAGGAAGAGCCCTCCGAAATAAAGCAAAT GTACTTGTCACGGGTCTTCAGGAGGTGCCTACAAGGAGGAAGCATGCACTGAGCCCAGAAGAGCTGGAGGCCAGGAGGAGGAAACGACAGGAGGCAGCAGCAAAGAGAGCACGGCTCatggaagaaaagaaacagaagcaAGCAGAAGCTGAACACAAGAAAAA GATGGCGTGGTGGGAGGCAAATCACTACAGATCCCCCTGTCTGCCCTCAGAGGAGAGCGACTCAGAGGATGCCTTTGAGGAGGGGGAGGACAGGCTGGTTGTGGAGTTGGATGACACAGACCCAGAGCTGAACTCCATCAAGTATGTGATGGGTGACGTTACCCACCCCAGAGCCGAAGAGGAGGATGCGATCATCGTCCATTGCATAG ATGATTCTGGccgatggggaaggggaggattaTTTACAGCTCTGGAGGTTCGTTCTGATCAGCCCAGGAAAATATACGAGCTGGCAGGAAGGATGAaag ATGTGGCATTGGGAAGAACCCTCTTATTCCCCATTGATGATAAAGAATCCAGAAATAAAGGCCAGGACTTG TTGGCCCTGATTGTAGCACAGCACCGGGATCGGTCCAACAACTTGTCTGGCATTAAGCTGTCGGCTTTGGAAGATGGCTTAAAGAAGATCTATTTAGCAGCCAAGAAAAGGAATG CAAGCGTCCATCTTCCACGTATTGGACATGCAACTAAGGGATTTAACTGGTACGGTACTGAGCGGCTCATCCGAAAATATTTGTCAACGAGAGGAATCCCCACGTTTAT ATACTACTTCCCTAGGAATAaagcctcttcctcttcttcacaACCATCTACAACTTCAATGACAACCTCAAACCCTTGA
- the CHD1L gene encoding chromodomain-helicase-DNA-binding protein 1-like isoform X2: MSHFFQALCNKPTARTGGPGVKEKDLHQWGLTGIQLRSYQMEGVKWLVQCYDIQHGCILGDEMGLGKTCQTIALLVYLTGKLNKRPFLILCPLSVLSNWKEELERFAPGLSYVAYAGDKEERAKLQWDLKAHSHFHVLLTTYEICLKDGAFLKFFNWAALVVDEAQRLKNQNSLLHKTLSEFSVGFSLLLTGTPVQNNLQELYSLLSFIESDIFPKEQVEEFVQCYHGIEKESKSAKELHSLLQPFLLRRVKAEVAAELPKKVEVVLYHGMSALQRKYYKAILMKDLDAFENEAGRKVKLQNVLIQLRKCVAHPYLFSGVEPEPFEIGDHLIEASGKLCLLDKLLSFLYAGGHRVLLFSQMTRMLDILQDYMDYRGGVGMNLTAADTVIFVDSDFNPQNDLQATARAHRIGQNKPVKIIRLIGRDTVEEIIYRRAASKLQFTNTVIEGGQFALRVPKCQEAADMQLSEILKFGLDKLLSSEGSTIQDVELENILGETKEGMWVMDVVLPSEEESGEQDTENHMYLYEGKDYSKDPSREDRRAFDQLLDLQKVLEETSQEGRALRNKANVLVTGLQEVPTRRKHALSPEELEARRRKRQEAAAKRARLMEEKKQKQAEAEHKKKMAWWEANHYRSPCLPSEESDSEDAFEEGEDRLVVELDDTDPELNSIKYVMGDVTHPRAEEEDAIIVHCIDDSGRWGRGGLFTALEVRSDQPRKIYELAGRMKDVALGRTLLFPIDDKESRNKGQDLLALIVAQHRDRSNNLSGIKLSALEDGLKKIYLAAKKRNASVHLPRIGHATKGFNWYGTERLIRKYLSTRGIPTFIYYFPRNKASSSSSQPSTTSMTTSNP; the protein is encoded by the exons ATGTCTCACTTCTTCCAGGCCCTGTGCAATAAACCCACAGCAAGGACGGGCGGGCCAGGCGTTAAAGAGAAGGACTTGCACCAATGGGGTCTGACAG GTATCCAACTCCGTTCCTACCAAATGGAAGGAGTAAAGTGGCTAGTTCAGTGCTACGACATTCAGCACGGCTGCATCCTGGGTGACGAGATGGGTCTTGGAAAGACTTGTCAG ACTATCGCTCTGCTTGTTTATTTGACTGGAAAGTTAAACAAAAGGCCATTTCTGATTCTTTGTCCTCTATCTGTGTTGAGCAACTGGAAGGAGGAGCTGGAGAG aTTTGCTCCAGGTCTTTCCTATGTGGCATATGCAGGAGACAAGGAGGAAAGGGCCAAGCTGCAGTGGGACCTGAAAGCGCATTCTCATTTCCACGTGCTGTTAACTACATATGAG ATTTGCCTGAAAGATGGAGCATTTCTAAAATT tttTAACTGGGCTGCCCTGGTTGTGGATGAAGCTCAGAGACTGAAAAACCAGAATTCACTGCTGCACAAGACCCTTTCAGAG ttttcagtgggCTTCAGTCTCCTCCTCACCGGGACTCCTGTTCAGAACAATCTCCAGGAGCTGTACTCCCTACTCAGTTTTATTGAGTCTGACATCTTTCCTAAAGAGCAAGTGGAAGAGTTTGTTCAGTGTTACCATGGGATTGAAAAGGAGAGCAAGTCAG cCAAAGAACTGCACAGTCTTCTGCAACCCTTCTTGCTTAGGAGGGTAAAGGCTGAGGTCGCGGCAGAGCTGCCTAAGAAGGTGGAAGTGGTTCTGTATCATGGGATGTCAGCCCTGCAGAGAAAATACTACAAGGCTATTTTGATGAAAGATCTAG ATGCATTTGAAAATGAAGCAGGGAGGAAGGTTAAACTTCAGAATGTCTTAATTCAGCTTCGAAAGTGTGTAGCCCATCCATACCTGTTCAGTG GTGTCGAACCAGAGCCCTTTGAAATTGGAGACCACCTCATCGAAGCCAGTGGGAAGCTGTGCTTGTTAGACAAACTCCTTTCTTTCTTGTATGCCGG TGGTCATCGGGTCTTGCTGTTTTCTCAGATGACTCGGATGCTGGATATTCTGCAAGACTACATGGACTATAGAG GTGGCGTCGGCATGAATCTAACTGCAGCGGATACAGTTATTTTTGTTGACAGTGATTTTAACCCACAAAATGACTTGCAAGCCACAGCGAGAGCTCACAGGATTGGCCAGAACAA GCCTGTAAAAATTATCCGCTTGATTGGACGGGACACTGTAGAAGAAATAATCTACCGTCGAGCTGCGTCAAAGCTCCAGTTTACAAACACCGTTATCGAAGGGGGGCAGTTTGCTCTCAGAGTACCCAAGTGCCAGGAAGCAGCAGACATGCAG CTGAGTGAAATCCTGAAGTTTGGTTTGGATAAGCTGCTCTCTTCAGAGGGGAGCACCATCCAGGATGTGGAGCTGGAAAATATCCTTGGAGAGACAAAAGAAGGAATGTGGGTAATGGATGTTGTGCTACCAAGTGAAGAAGAAAGCGGAGAGCAAGATACAGAAA atcatatGTACCTCTATGAAGGCAAAGATTATTCGAAAGACCCGAGCAGAGAAGACAGAAGAGCATTTGACCAGCTTTTGGATCTTCAGAAAGTCCTTGAAGAGACCAGTCAAGAAGGAAGAGCCCTCCGAAATAAAGCAAAT GTACTTGTCACGGGTCTTCAGGAGGTGCCTACAAGGAGGAAGCATGCACTGAGCCCAGAAGAGCTGGAGGCCAGGAGGAGGAAACGACAGGAGGCAGCAGCAAAGAGAGCACGGCTCatggaagaaaagaaacagaagcaAGCAGAAGCTGAACACAAGAAAAA GATGGCGTGGTGGGAGGCAAATCACTACAGATCCCCCTGTCTGCCCTCAGAGGAGAGCGACTCAGAGGATGCCTTTGAGGAGGGGGAGGACAGGCTGGTTGTGGAGTTGGATGACACAGACCCAGAGCTGAACTCCATCAAGTATGTGATGGGTGACGTTACCCACCCCAGAGCCGAAGAGGAGGATGCGATCATCGTCCATTGCATAG ATGATTCTGGccgatggggaaggggaggattaTTTACAGCTCTGGAGGTTCGTTCTGATCAGCCCAGGAAAATATACGAGCTGGCAGGAAGGATGAaag ATGTGGCATTGGGAAGAACCCTCTTATTCCCCATTGATGATAAAGAATCCAGAAATAAAGGCCAGGACTTG TTGGCCCTGATTGTAGCACAGCACCGGGATCGGTCCAACAACTTGTCTGGCATTAAGCTGTCGGCTTTGGAAGATGGCTTAAAGAAGATCTATTTAGCAGCCAAGAAAAGGAATG CAAGCGTCCATCTTCCACGTATTGGACATGCAACTAAGGGATTTAACTGGTACGGTACTGAGCGGCTCATCCGAAAATATTTGTCAACGAGAGGAATCCCCACGTTTAT ATACTACTTCCCTAGGAATAaagcctcttcctcttcttcacaACCATCTACAACTTCAATGACAACCTCAAACCCTTGA